Genomic DNA from Deltaproteobacteria bacterium CG11_big_fil_rev_8_21_14_0_20_49_13:
GACGAGATCAAGGCTTCCATAATGAAGGCCGCGGGTAACGTGGACGTCTTGATGGTAGAGATAGGCGGAACGGTTGGCGATATTGAAAGCCTTCCCTTCTTGGAGGCCATTCGCCAGTTCAAGGCCGATGTAGGCAAAGATAACGTCATTTATATCCATTTAACCCTCATCCCGCATATTGCTGCTGCGGGAGAGCTAAAGACAAAACCCACACAGCACAGCGTACAAAAATTGCGCGAGATAGGCATTCAGCCCGATATACTTCTTTGCAGGTGCGACCGCGAGGTTGCAAAGGAGCTCAAGGCAAAGATAGCCCTTTTCTGCAATATAGACCAGGACGCTGTTTTTACCGCTCAGGATGTAGCCTCCATATATGATGTCCCCTTAAAGTTCCACGAACAGGGGCTCGACGAAAAGATCGTTGAGATACTCAATATCTGGACCCGCACGCCCGATATGAAGATGTGGAAGGAGCAAAAAGAGAGGCGCGAAAAGATGACCTCCGTAACAAAGATAGCCGTCGTCGGGAAATATGTACATTTGATAGACTCATACAAGAGTCTGAACGAGTCATTAAAGCACGGTGGCTTTGCAAATGATACCAAAGTTGAGCTTACTTTCATAGATTCCGAGATGATCGAATCTGGGGACCCAGAAGAGATATTAAAAGATGTCGACGGAGTACTTGTGCCGGGAGGTTTTGGAGAAAGAGGGACAGAAGGGAAGATAAAGGCCATTAAGTTCGCACGTGAACACAAGGTCCCGTTCTTTGGGATATGTCTTGGAATGCAGATGGCGGTCGTTGAGTTTGCAAGGCATGTTGTCGGCCTAAAGGGGGCAAATTCCACAGAGTTCGACGAAAAGACCCCCCATCCCGTGATAGATCTCATGGAAGAGCAAAAGGCGGTCACGACCAAGGGCGCCACAATGAGGCTCGGAGCCTACCCCTGTTCGATAGAAAAGGGGACCAAGGCACATGTGGCCTATGGCGAAAAAGAGATATCTGAGCGACATCGCCACCGCTATGAATTCAACAATAACTACCTTGATGAATTGAAGTCCAAGGGTCTTATAATCTCCGGAGTTTACCTCCAAGCGAACCTTGTTGAGATAGTGGAGCTACAAGATCACCCATGGTTCCTTGGGTGTCAATTTCATCCCGAATTCAAGTCAAGACCGTTTGATGCCCATCCCCTCTTCGCTAGGTTCATAGAGGCTTCGGCGGCATGTGCAAAACGCGCCGAGTGGCAGGAACAGAAAGATAAGGTCGGGGTCAAAACAGAGGTAAATGCCGCTGAAATTGTCAAGGCCGAAAAAAAGGCATGAAATTTGCATGCTTGACTGTCTTTTCCTTCACTGCTATTATCAACCCATAAATTATGGCTATCGAGATCAAACAGGGATTCAAGCTTTCACAACAACTTGTCGTTACCCCCCAGCTTCAGCAGGCCATTAAGCTTCTTCAGCTCTCAAGGCTGGAACTTACCACGATGATCCAGAAGGAGCTGACGGAAAATCCGGTCCTTGAAGAAGAGGATAATGACGAAGAGGCTACGCAGGAGCTAAAGGAGTCGTCAAAGGGGGAGCTTCACGAAAAGGCCAAGGACGAAGATAAGGGCCATGATCATGTATCGGAAGAGGTTGGCACGAAGGACGGTCAGTTAAAGGAACCCGCTGATTTTGACTGGGAAAACTACCTTGATAAATACAACGCCGCCGACTCAAGGGCGCTCCCCGCGATATCTGAATCACCCGAAGACCTCCCGACCTACGAAAACACGCTGACGAGGTCCGAATCTCTGGCTGAACACCTTTTATGGCAACTTCACCTTTCAAACTTTTCCGAAGGCGAGATTAGGGTTGGTGAAGAGATAATAGGCAATATAAATGACGATGGCTATCTTCAGTCGTCAATAGAAGAGCTTTCTTCAAAGACCGGTTTTTCATCCGAAATAGTCGAGCGCGTCCTCAAAAAGATACAGAAATTCGATCCCCCCGGCATTGCTTCAAGGGACATCAAAGAGTGCCTTACGAACCAGGCCCGTTATCTGGGAGATGATTCTATACGGATCATAAAGATGATAGAAGAGCACCTGCCGGACCTTGAAAAACATAATTATCAGGCGATAGCCAAGAAACAGGCGCTGACCGTTGATAAGATCAAAGAGCTGGCCCATGTAATTGCCAATATGGAGCCCAAGCCGGGGCGGTCATATAATCAGGAAAATCCTCAATATATAACGCCGGATGTTTATATCCATAAGCTTGGCGAGGAATATATCGTGGTGCTTAATGAAGACGGTCTTCCCAAACTTCAGATATCTAATTTTTATAGAAGAATGCTTTCGCGGGAAGATGGTGTTGCCGGCGCCACCAAGGAATATATCCAGAACAAGTTAAAATCCGCCATGTGGCTGATAAAGAGTATTCATCAGCGTCAGCGGACGCTTTACAAGGTCACAAAGAGCATTGTTAAACATCAGACCGATTTTTTGGACAAGGGAGTGGCGTTCCTAAAACCGATGGTGCTGAAAGACGTTGCCGGTGATATCAGCATGCACGAATCTACCATTTCCCGCGTTACGACCAACAAGTTCGTCCATACGCCAAAGGGTATATTTGAGCTGAAATATTTCTTCAACTCCAAGGTCGGAAGCATGACGGGCGAGGGTGATGTGGCCTCTGAAGCGGTAAAGGACAGGATCCAAAAGCTCATCACATCCGAGGACCCCAAGAAACCTCTCTCCGATCAGGACAT
This window encodes:
- the pyrG gene encoding CTP synthetase (CTP synthase; cytidine triphosphate synthetase; catalyzes the ATP-dependent amination of UTP to CTP with either L-glutamine or ammonia as the source of nitrogen; in Escherichia coli this enzyme forms a homotetramer), whose product is MKTKFIFVTGGVVSSLGKGIASASIAALLENRGLKVTIQKLDPYINVDPGTMSPFQHGEVFVTDDGAETDLDLGHYERFTSIRTAKVNNFTTGKIYESVIQKERRGDYLGRTVQVIPHITDEIKASIMKAAGNVDVLMVEIGGTVGDIESLPFLEAIRQFKADVGKDNVIYIHLTLIPHIAAAGELKTKPTQHSVQKLREIGIQPDILLCRCDREVAKELKAKIALFCNIDQDAVFTAQDVASIYDVPLKFHEQGLDEKIVEILNIWTRTPDMKMWKEQKERREKMTSVTKIAVVGKYVHLIDSYKSLNESLKHGGFANDTKVELTFIDSEMIESGDPEEILKDVDGVLVPGGFGERGTEGKIKAIKFAREHKVPFFGICLGMQMAVVEFARHVVGLKGANSTEFDEKTPHPVIDLMEEQKAVTTKGATMRLGAYPCSIEKGTKAHVAYGEKEISERHRHRYEFNNNYLDELKSKGLIISGVYLQANLVEIVELQDHPWFLGCQFHPEFKSRPFDAHPLFARFIEASAACAKRAEWQEQKDKVGVKTEVNAAEIVKAEKKA
- the rpoN gene encoding RNA polymerase sigma-54 factor; translation: MAIEIKQGFKLSQQLVVTPQLQQAIKLLQLSRLELTTMIQKELTENPVLEEEDNDEEATQELKESSKGELHEKAKDEDKGHDHVSEEVGTKDGQLKEPADFDWENYLDKYNAADSRALPAISESPEDLPTYENTLTRSESLAEHLLWQLHLSNFSEGEIRVGEEIIGNINDDGYLQSSIEELSSKTGFSSEIVERVLKKIQKFDPPGIASRDIKECLTNQARYLGDDSIRIIKMIEEHLPDLEKHNYQAIAKKQALTVDKIKELAHVIANMEPKPGRSYNQENPQYITPDVYIHKLGEEYIVVLNEDGLPKLQISNFYRRMLSREDGVAGATKEYIQNKLKSAMWLIKSIHQRQRTLYKVTKSIVKHQTDFLDKGVAFLKPMVLKDVAGDISMHESTISRVTTNKFVHTPKGIFELKYFFNSKVGSMTGEGDVASEAVKDRIQKLITSEDPKKPLSDQDIMDILKEQFKIDVARRTVAKYREMMRIPTSSRRRRRD